In Rhodamnia argentea isolate NSW1041297 chromosome 4, ASM2092103v1, whole genome shotgun sequence, the following proteins share a genomic window:
- the LOC115750990 gene encoding uncharacterized protein LOC115750990 yields MLEGVRIKLMEWMVEKSQLMADQTDLICPRIRMKLDKTKLESRYCIPRAATRSKFEVEVDDDRFVVDLAGKPCACREGDISGIPCRHAISCIIFMKLDIGDYVNDCFKKDAYERCYQFPFPIMNGKKMSPKVNGEPIKPPPYKKKRMPNSNRGIDMGGPSIFKRQTRVGTVQISPSQASIDTTESSCAEESRIDSGM; encoded by the exons ATGCTTGAAGGGGTAAGAATTAAGTTGATGGAGTGGATGGTTGAGAAAAGTCAGTTAATGGCTGATCAAACAGATCTAATTTGCCCAAGGATTAGAATGAAGTTGGATAAGACTAAATTGGAGTCCAGATATTGTATTCCTAGAGCAGCTACGAGGAGTAAGTTTGAGGTTGAAGTGGATGATGATAGATTTGTGGTTGACTTGGCTGGGAAGCCCTGTGCTTGTAGGGAAGGGGACATCTCTGGAATACCATGTAGACATGCAATATCTTGCATTATTTTCATGAAGTTAGATATTGGTGATTATGTCAATGACTGCTTTAAGAAAGATGCTTATGAAAGATGTTACCAATTTCCCTTCCCAAttatgaatggaaaaaaaatgtcgCCCAAAGTCAATGGTGAGCCAATCAAACCCCCAccttacaaaaagaaaagg ATGCCTAATAGCAATAGAGGTATTGACATGGGAGGTCCATCCATCTTCAAGAGACAAACAAGAGTAGGGACTGTTCAAATTTCACCAAGCCAGGCTTCAATTGATACCACAGAATCTTCATGCGCTGAAGAATCTAGAATTGATAGTGGAATGTGA